The Ziziphus jujuba cultivar Dongzao chromosome 7, ASM3175591v1 genome includes a region encoding these proteins:
- the LOC107425480 gene encoding tyrosine--tRNA ligase, chloroplastic/mitochondrial isoform X4, which translates to MAGVTAAAGGTGAAMSRAFHYRFSHFYFPFRSSLSSPRTSSIAASSSLLFHGNTTLSFSSFGRNHFFVSSAVSDRTNGESHRRPNVVDILEERGLLESLTSDNLRNACSDPNLPPLKVYCGFDPTAQSLHLGNLLGIIVLSWFQKCGHRAVALIGGATARVGDPSGKSLERPELDPETLVNNTLGITDTITRILGSRSRAQKFSGDYSDSLVILNNYDWWKEVLLLDFLKQVGRFARVGTMMAKESVKKRLESEQGMSYTEFTYQLLQGYDFLYLFKNEGINVQIGGSDQWGNITAGTELIRKILQAEGEGTYGLTFPLLLKGDGTKFGKSEDGAIWLSAAMLSPYKFYQYFFSVSDSDVVRFLKVLTFLDMEEIKDLEKDMKKPGYIPNTAQRKLAEEVTRFVHGEDGLAEALKATEALRPGAEAKLDWKTIEGIAEDVPSCSLAYDQVVSQV; encoded by the exons ATGGCTGGTGTAACGGCCGCCGCCGGCGGCACCGGTGCCGCAATGTCGAGGGCTTTCCATTACCGTTTCAGCCATTTCTACTTCCCCTTCAGAAGCTCACTTTCTTCTCCACGAACTTCTTCCATAGCTGCGTCCTCTTCCCTCCTATTCCATGGCAACACAACGCTCAGTTTCAGTAGCTTCGGGAGGAACCATTTCTTCGTCTCTTCCGCCGTCTCCGATCGTACAAATGGAGAATCTCACCGTCGTCCCAACGTCGTCGACATCCTCGAGGAAAGGGGTTTGCTTGAATCCCTCACCAGCGACAATCTCAGGAATGCTTGTTCCGACCCAAATCTCCCTCCTCTCAAGGTCTACTGTGGCTTCGACCCAACTGCCCAGTCCTTGCATTTGGGTAACCTTCTTGGAATCATCGTTCTCTCATGGTTCCAGAAATGCGGTCACCGAGCCGTTGCTTTGATTGGCGGAGCCACTGCCAGAGTTGGAGACCCTTCAGGTAAGAGCTTGGAGAGGCCAGAGCTCGACCCAGAAACTCTGGTCAATAACACATTGGGTATCACCGATACAATAACAAGAATTCTGGGTTCTCGTTCTCGAGCCCAGAAATTTTCTGGGGATTATTCGGATTCCCTTGTGATTTTGAATAACTATGATTGGTGGAAAGAGGTTCTGTTGCTGGATTTTCTTAAGCAAGTGGGTCGGTTTGCGAGGGTTGGAACTATGATGGCCAAGGAGAGTGTGAAGAAGAGATTGGAATCGGAACAGGGAATGAGCTATACAGAGTTCACGTACCAGTTGCTTCAAGGGTATGATTTTCTTTACCTGTTTAAGAATGAGGGTATTAATGTTCAGATTGGTGGGAGTGATCAGTGGGGGAATATAACTGCTGGGACTGAGCTTATTCGGAAAATACTTCAGGCAGAGGGGGAGGGGACTTATGGCTTGACATTTCCTCTTCTTTTGAAGGGCGATGGCACCAAATTTGGCAAGTCAGAGGATGGTGCAATTTGGCTTTCAGCAGCCATGTTGTCTCCTTACAAGTTCTATCAGTATTTCTTCTCTGTTTCGGACTCGGATGTGGTGAGGTTTCTCAAGGTTCTAACTTTCCTTGACATGGAAGAGATAAAGGATTTGGAGAAGGATATGAAGAAGCCAGGCTACATTCCCAACACGGCTCAACGAAAGCTTGCAGAAGAAGTTACCCGTTTTGTCCATGGTGAGGATGGTCTAGCTGAGGCTCTTAAGGCAACTGAAGCATTAAGGCCTGGGGCTGAGGCCAAATTGGATTGGAAGACCATTGAGGGCATTGCAGAGGACGTGCCGTCCTGCTCTTTGGCTTATGATCAG GTTGTTTCACAAGTTTAA
- the LOC107425480 gene encoding tyrosine--tRNA ligase, chloroplastic/mitochondrial isoform X1, translating to MAGVTAAAGGTGAAMSRAFHYRFSHFYFPFRSSLSSPRTSSIAASSSLLFHGNTTLSFSSFGRNHFFVSSAVSDRTNGESHRRPNVVDILEERGLLESLTSDNLRNACSDPNLPPLKVYCGFDPTAQSLHLGNLLGIIVLSWFQKCGHRAVALIGGATARVGDPSGKSLERPELDPETLVNNTLGITDTITRILGSRSRAQKFSGDYSDSLVILNNYDWWKEVLLLDFLKQVGRFARVGTMMAKESVKKRLESEQGMSYTEFTYQLLQGYDFLYLFKNEGINVQIGGSDQWGNITAGTELIRKILQAEGEGTYGLTFPLLLKGDGTKFGKSEDGAIWLSAAMLSPYKFYQYFFSVSDSDVVRFLKVLTFLDMEEIKDLEKDMKKPGYIPNTAQRKLAEEVTRFVHGEDGLAEALKATEALRPGAEAKLDWKTIEGIAEDVPSCSLAYDQVLNLSLVDLSVSAGLFDSKSAARRLLKQGGLYLNNSRVDSESKKVEEEDIVDGKVLLLSAGKKNKALRAVSRVA from the exons ATGGCTGGTGTAACGGCCGCCGCCGGCGGCACCGGTGCCGCAATGTCGAGGGCTTTCCATTACCGTTTCAGCCATTTCTACTTCCCCTTCAGAAGCTCACTTTCTTCTCCACGAACTTCTTCCATAGCTGCGTCCTCTTCCCTCCTATTCCATGGCAACACAACGCTCAGTTTCAGTAGCTTCGGGAGGAACCATTTCTTCGTCTCTTCCGCCGTCTCCGATCGTACAAATGGAGAATCTCACCGTCGTCCCAACGTCGTCGACATCCTCGAGGAAAGGGGTTTGCTTGAATCCCTCACCAGCGACAATCTCAGGAATGCTTGTTCCGACCCAAATCTCCCTCCTCTCAAGGTCTACTGTGGCTTCGACCCAACTGCCCAGTCCTTGCATTTGGGTAACCTTCTTGGAATCATCGTTCTCTCATGGTTCCAGAAATGCGGTCACCGAGCCGTTGCTTTGATTGGCGGAGCCACTGCCAGAGTTGGAGACCCTTCAGGTAAGAGCTTGGAGAGGCCAGAGCTCGACCCAGAAACTCTGGTCAATAACACATTGGGTATCACCGATACAATAACAAGAATTCTGGGTTCTCGTTCTCGAGCCCAGAAATTTTCTGGGGATTATTCGGATTCCCTTGTGATTTTGAATAACTATGATTGGTGGAAAGAGGTTCTGTTGCTGGATTTTCTTAAGCAAGTGGGTCGGTTTGCGAGGGTTGGAACTATGATGGCCAAGGAGAGTGTGAAGAAGAGATTGGAATCGGAACAGGGAATGAGCTATACAGAGTTCACGTACCAGTTGCTTCAAGGGTATGATTTTCTTTACCTGTTTAAGAATGAGGGTATTAATGTTCAGATTGGTGGGAGTGATCAGTGGGGGAATATAACTGCTGGGACTGAGCTTATTCGGAAAATACTTCAGGCAGAGGGGGAGGGGACTTATGGCTTGACATTTCCTCTTCTTTTGAAGGGCGATGGCACCAAATTTGGCAAGTCAGAGGATGGTGCAATTTGGCTTTCAGCAGCCATGTTGTCTCCTTACAAGTTCTATCAGTATTTCTTCTCTGTTTCGGACTCGGATGTGGTGAGGTTTCTCAAGGTTCTAACTTTCCTTGACATGGAAGAGATAAAGGATTTGGAGAAGGATATGAAGAAGCCAGGCTACATTCCCAACACGGCTCAACGAAAGCTTGCAGAAGAAGTTACCCGTTTTGTCCATGGTGAGGATGGTCTAGCTGAGGCTCTTAAGGCAACTGAAGCATTAAGGCCTGGGGCTGAGGCCAAATTGGATTGGAAGACCATTGAGGGCATTGCAGAGGACGTGCCGTCCTGCTCTTTGGCTTATGATCAGGTTCTTAATTTATCCCTTGTCGATCTTTCAGTTTCAGCTGGTTTGTTTGATAGTAAGTCGGCTGCCCGTCGATTGTTGAAGCAAGGGGGGCTTTACTTGAACAACTCTAGAGTTGATAGTGAAAgtaagaaagttgaagaggaaGATATTGTGGATGGTAAAGTTCTTCTTTTATCTGCTGGCAAGAAGAACAAG GCTTTACGAGCAGTGTCAAGAGTAGCATGA
- the LOC107425480 gene encoding tyrosine--tRNA ligase, chloroplastic/mitochondrial isoform X3 yields MAGVTAAAGGTGAAMSRAFHYRFSHFYFPFRSSLSSPRTSSIAASSSLLFHGNTTLSFSSFGRNHFFVSSAVSDRTNGESHRRPNVVDILEERGLLESLTSDNLRNACSDPNLPPLKVYCGFDPTAQSLHLGNLLGIIVLSWFQKCGHRAVALIGGATARVGDPSGKSLERPELDPETLVNNTLGITDTITRILGSRSRAQKFSGDYSDSLVILNNYDWWKEVLLLDFLKQVGRFARVGTMMAKESVKKRLESEQGMSYTEFTYQLLQGYDFLYLFKNEGINVQIGGSDQWGNITAGTELIRKILQAEGEGTYGLTFPLLLKGDGTKFGKSEDGAIWLSAAMLSPYKFYQYFFSVSDSDVVRFLKVLTFLDMEEIKDLEKDMKKPGYIPNTAQRKLAEEVTRFVHGEDGLAEALKATEALRPGAEAKLDWKTIEGIAEDVPSCSLAYDQALRAVSRVA; encoded by the exons ATGGCTGGTGTAACGGCCGCCGCCGGCGGCACCGGTGCCGCAATGTCGAGGGCTTTCCATTACCGTTTCAGCCATTTCTACTTCCCCTTCAGAAGCTCACTTTCTTCTCCACGAACTTCTTCCATAGCTGCGTCCTCTTCCCTCCTATTCCATGGCAACACAACGCTCAGTTTCAGTAGCTTCGGGAGGAACCATTTCTTCGTCTCTTCCGCCGTCTCCGATCGTACAAATGGAGAATCTCACCGTCGTCCCAACGTCGTCGACATCCTCGAGGAAAGGGGTTTGCTTGAATCCCTCACCAGCGACAATCTCAGGAATGCTTGTTCCGACCCAAATCTCCCTCCTCTCAAGGTCTACTGTGGCTTCGACCCAACTGCCCAGTCCTTGCATTTGGGTAACCTTCTTGGAATCATCGTTCTCTCATGGTTCCAGAAATGCGGTCACCGAGCCGTTGCTTTGATTGGCGGAGCCACTGCCAGAGTTGGAGACCCTTCAGGTAAGAGCTTGGAGAGGCCAGAGCTCGACCCAGAAACTCTGGTCAATAACACATTGGGTATCACCGATACAATAACAAGAATTCTGGGTTCTCGTTCTCGAGCCCAGAAATTTTCTGGGGATTATTCGGATTCCCTTGTGATTTTGAATAACTATGATTGGTGGAAAGAGGTTCTGTTGCTGGATTTTCTTAAGCAAGTGGGTCGGTTTGCGAGGGTTGGAACTATGATGGCCAAGGAGAGTGTGAAGAAGAGATTGGAATCGGAACAGGGAATGAGCTATACAGAGTTCACGTACCAGTTGCTTCAAGGGTATGATTTTCTTTACCTGTTTAAGAATGAGGGTATTAATGTTCAGATTGGTGGGAGTGATCAGTGGGGGAATATAACTGCTGGGACTGAGCTTATTCGGAAAATACTTCAGGCAGAGGGGGAGGGGACTTATGGCTTGACATTTCCTCTTCTTTTGAAGGGCGATGGCACCAAATTTGGCAAGTCAGAGGATGGTGCAATTTGGCTTTCAGCAGCCATGTTGTCTCCTTACAAGTTCTATCAGTATTTCTTCTCTGTTTCGGACTCGGATGTGGTGAGGTTTCTCAAGGTTCTAACTTTCCTTGACATGGAAGAGATAAAGGATTTGGAGAAGGATATGAAGAAGCCAGGCTACATTCCCAACACGGCTCAACGAAAGCTTGCAGAAGAAGTTACCCGTTTTGTCCATGGTGAGGATGGTCTAGCTGAGGCTCTTAAGGCAACTGAAGCATTAAGGCCTGGGGCTGAGGCCAAATTGGATTGGAAGACCATTGAGGGCATTGCAGAGGACGTGCCGTCCTGCTCTTTGGCTTATGATCAG GCTTTACGAGCAGTGTCAAGAGTAGCATGA
- the LOC107425480 gene encoding tyrosine--tRNA ligase, chloroplastic/mitochondrial isoform X5, giving the protein MAGVTAAAGGTGAAMSRAFHYRFSHFYFPFRSSLSSPRTSSIAASSSLLFHGNTTLSFSSFGRNHFFVSSAVSDRTNGESHRRPNVVDILEERGLLESLTSDNLRNACSDPNLPPLKVYCGFDPTAQSLHLGNLLGIIVLSWFQKCGHRAVALIGGATARVGDPSGKSLERPELDPETLVNNTLGITDTITRILGSRSRAQKFSGDYSDSLVILNNYDWWKEVLLLDFLKQVGRFARVGTMMAKESVKKRLESEQGMSYTEFTYQLLQGYDFLYLFKNEGINVQIGGSDQWGNITAGTELIRKILQAEGEGTYGLTFPLLLKGDGTKFGKSEDGAIWLSAAMLSPYKFYQYFFSVSDSDVVRFLKVLTFLDMEEIKDLEKDMKKPGYIPNTAQRKLAEEVTRFVHGEDGLAEALKATEALRPGAEAKLDWKTIEGIAEDVPSCSLAYDQAFQN; this is encoded by the exons ATGGCTGGTGTAACGGCCGCCGCCGGCGGCACCGGTGCCGCAATGTCGAGGGCTTTCCATTACCGTTTCAGCCATTTCTACTTCCCCTTCAGAAGCTCACTTTCTTCTCCACGAACTTCTTCCATAGCTGCGTCCTCTTCCCTCCTATTCCATGGCAACACAACGCTCAGTTTCAGTAGCTTCGGGAGGAACCATTTCTTCGTCTCTTCCGCCGTCTCCGATCGTACAAATGGAGAATCTCACCGTCGTCCCAACGTCGTCGACATCCTCGAGGAAAGGGGTTTGCTTGAATCCCTCACCAGCGACAATCTCAGGAATGCTTGTTCCGACCCAAATCTCCCTCCTCTCAAGGTCTACTGTGGCTTCGACCCAACTGCCCAGTCCTTGCATTTGGGTAACCTTCTTGGAATCATCGTTCTCTCATGGTTCCAGAAATGCGGTCACCGAGCCGTTGCTTTGATTGGCGGAGCCACTGCCAGAGTTGGAGACCCTTCAGGTAAGAGCTTGGAGAGGCCAGAGCTCGACCCAGAAACTCTGGTCAATAACACATTGGGTATCACCGATACAATAACAAGAATTCTGGGTTCTCGTTCTCGAGCCCAGAAATTTTCTGGGGATTATTCGGATTCCCTTGTGATTTTGAATAACTATGATTGGTGGAAAGAGGTTCTGTTGCTGGATTTTCTTAAGCAAGTGGGTCGGTTTGCGAGGGTTGGAACTATGATGGCCAAGGAGAGTGTGAAGAAGAGATTGGAATCGGAACAGGGAATGAGCTATACAGAGTTCACGTACCAGTTGCTTCAAGGGTATGATTTTCTTTACCTGTTTAAGAATGAGGGTATTAATGTTCAGATTGGTGGGAGTGATCAGTGGGGGAATATAACTGCTGGGACTGAGCTTATTCGGAAAATACTTCAGGCAGAGGGGGAGGGGACTTATGGCTTGACATTTCCTCTTCTTTTGAAGGGCGATGGCACCAAATTTGGCAAGTCAGAGGATGGTGCAATTTGGCTTTCAGCAGCCATGTTGTCTCCTTACAAGTTCTATCAGTATTTCTTCTCTGTTTCGGACTCGGATGTGGTGAGGTTTCTCAAGGTTCTAACTTTCCTTGACATGGAAGAGATAAAGGATTTGGAGAAGGATATGAAGAAGCCAGGCTACATTCCCAACACGGCTCAACGAAAGCTTGCAGAAGAAGTTACCCGTTTTGTCCATGGTGAGGATGGTCTAGCTGAGGCTCTTAAGGCAACTGAAGCATTAAGGCCTGGGGCTGAGGCCAAATTGGATTGGAAGACCATTGAGGGCATTGCAGAGGACGTGCCGTCCTGCTCTTTGGCTTATGATCAG GCTTTCCAAAATTAA
- the LOC107425480 gene encoding tyrosine--tRNA ligase, chloroplastic/mitochondrial isoform X2 yields MAGVTAAAGGTGAAMSRAFHYRFSHFYFPFRSSLSSPRTSSIAASSSLLFHGNTTLSFSSFGRNHFFVSSAVSDRTNGESHRRPNVVDILEERGLLESLTSDNLRNACSDPNLPPLKVYCGFDPTAQSLHLGNLLGIIVLSWFQKCGHRAVALIGGATARVGDPSGKSLERPELDPETLVNNTLGITDTITRILGSRSRAQKFSGDYSDSLVILNNYDWWKEVLLLDFLKQVGRFARVGTMMAKESVKKRLESEQGMSYTEFTYQLLQGYDFLYLFKNEGINVQIGGSDQWGNITAGTELIRKILQAEGEGTYGLTFPLLLKGDGTKFGKSEDGAIWLSAAMLSPYKFYQYFFSVSDSDVVRFLKVLTFLDMEEIKDLEKDMKKPGYIPNTAQRKLAEEVTRFVHGEDGLAEALKATEALRPGAEAKLDWKTIEGIAEDVPSCSLAYDQVLNLSLVDLSVSAGLFDSKSAARRLLKQGGLYLNNSRVDSESKKVEEEDIVDGKVLLLSAGKKNKAFQN; encoded by the exons ATGGCTGGTGTAACGGCCGCCGCCGGCGGCACCGGTGCCGCAATGTCGAGGGCTTTCCATTACCGTTTCAGCCATTTCTACTTCCCCTTCAGAAGCTCACTTTCTTCTCCACGAACTTCTTCCATAGCTGCGTCCTCTTCCCTCCTATTCCATGGCAACACAACGCTCAGTTTCAGTAGCTTCGGGAGGAACCATTTCTTCGTCTCTTCCGCCGTCTCCGATCGTACAAATGGAGAATCTCACCGTCGTCCCAACGTCGTCGACATCCTCGAGGAAAGGGGTTTGCTTGAATCCCTCACCAGCGACAATCTCAGGAATGCTTGTTCCGACCCAAATCTCCCTCCTCTCAAGGTCTACTGTGGCTTCGACCCAACTGCCCAGTCCTTGCATTTGGGTAACCTTCTTGGAATCATCGTTCTCTCATGGTTCCAGAAATGCGGTCACCGAGCCGTTGCTTTGATTGGCGGAGCCACTGCCAGAGTTGGAGACCCTTCAGGTAAGAGCTTGGAGAGGCCAGAGCTCGACCCAGAAACTCTGGTCAATAACACATTGGGTATCACCGATACAATAACAAGAATTCTGGGTTCTCGTTCTCGAGCCCAGAAATTTTCTGGGGATTATTCGGATTCCCTTGTGATTTTGAATAACTATGATTGGTGGAAAGAGGTTCTGTTGCTGGATTTTCTTAAGCAAGTGGGTCGGTTTGCGAGGGTTGGAACTATGATGGCCAAGGAGAGTGTGAAGAAGAGATTGGAATCGGAACAGGGAATGAGCTATACAGAGTTCACGTACCAGTTGCTTCAAGGGTATGATTTTCTTTACCTGTTTAAGAATGAGGGTATTAATGTTCAGATTGGTGGGAGTGATCAGTGGGGGAATATAACTGCTGGGACTGAGCTTATTCGGAAAATACTTCAGGCAGAGGGGGAGGGGACTTATGGCTTGACATTTCCTCTTCTTTTGAAGGGCGATGGCACCAAATTTGGCAAGTCAGAGGATGGTGCAATTTGGCTTTCAGCAGCCATGTTGTCTCCTTACAAGTTCTATCAGTATTTCTTCTCTGTTTCGGACTCGGATGTGGTGAGGTTTCTCAAGGTTCTAACTTTCCTTGACATGGAAGAGATAAAGGATTTGGAGAAGGATATGAAGAAGCCAGGCTACATTCCCAACACGGCTCAACGAAAGCTTGCAGAAGAAGTTACCCGTTTTGTCCATGGTGAGGATGGTCTAGCTGAGGCTCTTAAGGCAACTGAAGCATTAAGGCCTGGGGCTGAGGCCAAATTGGATTGGAAGACCATTGAGGGCATTGCAGAGGACGTGCCGTCCTGCTCTTTGGCTTATGATCAGGTTCTTAATTTATCCCTTGTCGATCTTTCAGTTTCAGCTGGTTTGTTTGATAGTAAGTCGGCTGCCCGTCGATTGTTGAAGCAAGGGGGGCTTTACTTGAACAACTCTAGAGTTGATAGTGAAAgtaagaaagttgaagaggaaGATATTGTGGATGGTAAAGTTCTTCTTTTATCTGCTGGCAAGAAGAACAAG GCTTTCCAAAATTAA